A window of Acidimicrobiia bacterium genomic DNA:
TACGGACGAAGCGAGGTGGTCAGCCGCCCCGAGTCGCTCACCCGGGCCATGGTCGAAGGGGTTCGTGGCGCCCTGCGCCGCAGCATCGCCGAGCAGGGCGGAGACACCTGGTGGGGCCACGGAGCCGGCGAGAGGTACAAGTGATCGTGTACCGCTTGCGAATCGCGAATCGCGAATCGCGAATCGCGAATCGCGGTCTCCCAATTGCGAACCGCGCCTCTCGCCCTGCGAACATGGAGCGTTCATGACCACCACCGTCACCTTCGAGGACCCCACCGGCGCCGGCGCGCCGATCGGGCTCGCCTTGCACGAGCTCGGCGACGACATCACCGACGGCACCCAGCGACTGGCCAAGATCCCCGAGCCCGACCCGCACTACGTCGATCTCGGCATGCTCTACCGGCTCGCCGCCTTCGAGCGGGTGCGCCGGGAGTCGATGGCCGACACCCCGCTACACCTCGCCCTGCGCGGTCACATGGGGACGGGTAAGGACCACGATCTCGAGCAGTTCGCCGCCATCCTTCGCATGCCCTACTACCGGATCCCGCTCACCGGCGAGGTCCGCGACATCACGCTCATCGGATCGGTAAAGCTCTATGGCGATGGCAAGGGCGGAACCGAATCGCGCTGGGAGGACGGCGACATCACGCGTGCGCTGCGGGGCCCGGCCCTCATCAACCTCTCCGAGCTCAATGCCGCAGGAGCCGAGACGCTGTTCGCCCTCCACGGTCTGCTCGATCGGTACCAGGCCCTCGACCTCCCGACCGGAGAAACGGTGCGGTTGCGCCGGGACACCCGCATCTTCGGCACCCTCAACCCCACCGACCTCCGCGACTACGCCGGCACCCAGACCCTCAACAAGGCCTTCGCCGACCGCTGGGTGATCTGGGAGAAAAGCTTTCCCGACGGGGACCAGCTGGAGATGATGCTCACCCGGCGCTACCCCGGCATGGCGGCCCCCTACGTCACCGTCATCACCCGACTCGCCGTCGAGGTGAACGAGTCGTTCCTGTCCGCCGACGCCCGGACCCGTGTCGGCACCCCGATGAGCCTGCGCACCGTGCTCGACCGACTCCCCGCCGGGCTCTACATGCACGCCGCCGACGACGATCCCCTCCGGCGCGCCTGGGAGGGCTTCGTGCTCAGCCACATAGACCCGTTCGACCGCGACCACTACGAGACGGTGTGGGCTGCGGTCGCCCGCCGGGGACCCGACGTCAAGCCCTTCCGGTAGGGGACTCTCATGGAACCGACCCCGGGCACCAGACATCCCCGGCTCGACGAGGCGATACAAGCTCTGATCGCAGAGGCCATTGACCTCAACGGCAGCCGACGCGACACGGATCTCCTGGAGGAGATGCTCACGACGGTGGTGCAGCTCAACGCCGATGCCGCCGACCGCGGCGACCTCAAACTGATCAACACCTCACTGCGAGAGATGCGCAACGCCTTCCTGCTGTTCGGCAAGTACCGGGCCGAACGCAAGGTCTCGGTGTTCGGATCGGCCCGCCTCCCCGAGGACGATCCGAACTACCGAATGGCGGTCTCCTTCGCCGAGGAGATGGCCCAGCGCCGCGACTGGATGGTGGTGACCGGCGCCGGACCGGGCATCATGGAAGCCGCCAACCGGGGCGCCGGTCCCGGCCGATCGTTCGGCGTCAACATCCGACTCCCCTTCGAGGACGCCGCCAACCCGTTCGTGGAACCCGACCGCCTCATCGACTTCCACTACTTCTTCACCCGCAAGCTCATATTCGTCAAGGAGTCGGATGCCTTTGCGCTGTTTCCGGGCGGCTTCGGGACCCTCGACGAGACCTTCGAACTGCTCACCCTGACCCAGACCGGCAAGACGAGCGTTCACCCCATCGTCCTGCTGGAAGCGCCGGGCACCGGATACTGGCAGCCGTGGCTCGACTTCGTGGAGACCAGCCTGGTTCGGAAGGGCACCATCTCGGCACACGACCTCAACCTGTTCACCTACACCACCGACCCAATGGCCGCCGCCGACGAAATCACCCGCTTCTACACCAACTACCACTCGCAGCGGTTCGTCGGGGATCGCCTGGTGCTGCGCCTGGTGCGGCCCCTCGGTGACGAAGACCTGGCCTGGTTGAACGACGAGTTCGGCGACATGCTCGCCTCGGGTCGCATCGAGGCGATCGAGGCGACCGAAACGGAGATCGCCGACGACGACCACGTCGAGCTCCCCCGGCTCAGACTCCACTTCGACCGGCGCAGCCTGGGACGCCTCCGCTACATGGTGGACGCCATCAACGACCTGTCGCCCGGAGAGCCAGCGCCCGCGGGCGATTAGCCTTACGGCATCCAGAGCGGATGCTCGAAGGAGTGTGAGACGGATGGCGGTATCACCGACCCATCACCGGCGTGGCGCGGCTCCGGCCTGGCGCGCCGTCCTCGACCAGTGGGGATCCGACGATCATGCGTGAGATCCTGGCCGACCTGGTCGCCGAACAGCAGGGACTCGACCAGTCGCTGCAACGGGCACCCGACCGCGACTGGAAGAAGCGCATCGCCGCCGGCGGACCCACCGTGGTCCAGACCATCGCCCGGCTCTCCTGGGGTGAGCAGCATGCGGCACGCCTGCTCCAGGGAGACAAGAAGGTCATCAAGGAGGTCGAGGGATACGACGACTGCGACGCCTTCCATCAGGCGGGCATGGACCTGGCCAAGGGAAAGCGTCCGCAAGAGGTGATCGAGGCCTGGCGCTTCGCCCGCGCCGACGTGGTCGATGCGCTGAGTCGGCTGAAGTCCGAGGACATGGTCCCGTGGTTCGGCGGGAAGATCAAGGCCCGCACCTTCGCCACCATTCGCCTGGCGGAGACCTGGGCCCAGGGGCTCGGCATCCTCACCACCCTCGACAAGGAGATCGTCGAGCATCCTCGACTGGTGCACGTCGCCTGGCTCGGGTGGGCCACCCTCCCCCACGCCTTCGCCGACAAGGGCTTGGCCTACCCCAAGCCGGTGCGCGTCGAACTCGTCGGACCGGGTTACGCCCGCTGGGTGTTCGGCCCGGACGGAGCCCCCGATGTAATCCGCGGGCAGGGCGTCGACTGGTGTCGCCTCGCCGCTGGTCATACCACCAAGCCCGGATCCCTCATCGCCACCGGTGACGTCGCCCAGCAGGCGCTCAAGAGCGTTCAGATCTTCTCGTGACTCCCCGGCTCATCGGGATGGTGCACCTGGGAGCCCTCCCCGGGTCTCCGGCGTTCGACGGCGATCTGACCGGCGTCATCGACAGAGGGCGACGCGACGCCGCGACCCTCGCAGACGCCGGCTTCGACGCCGTCATGGTGGAGAACTTCGGTGATGCTCCCTTCTTCGCCGACACCGTGCCTCCGGCCACCATCGCCGCCATGACCGTGGCCGCCGCCGCCATCGCCGATGCCGTCGACGTCCCCATCGGCATCAACGTGCTGCGCAACGATGCCCTGGCCGCGCTCGCCATCGCCTCGGCCGTGGGCGCTGGCTTCATCCGGGTCAACGTCCTGTCGGGGACCATGTTCACCGACCAGGGTCCGATCGTGGGACGCGCCGCCGAGGTGGCCAGGGCGCGACGCACCCTGGCCCCGAATACCCGGGTGTTCGCCGACGTGTTCGTCAAACACGCCACGCCGCCGCCGGGTTCGTCGCTGCGTCTCGCCGCCGCCGACCTGTGGGAGCGCGGTGGAGCGGACGCCCTGATCGTCAGCGGTGACGGCACCGGCGACCCGGTCGACCCCGGAACACTCTCCGAAGTCACTGCCGCCGTGCCGGGTGCCCCCGTCCTCGTGGGATCGGGAGCCACCGCGCAGACCGTCGGCTCGCTGCTGGCAAAGGCGAGCGGCGTGATCGTCGGCACCGCGGTCAAGGTCGGCGGGGTGACGACCGCTCCGGTCGACGCCACCCTGGCGCGGCAGTTCGTGGCCGCGGCCGGCTGAGCGATCCGCTACCTGCCCCGGTAGCCTCGGCGCCGATGCACTACACCTTCACCCCGGGACCCACCCACCTGTTCCGGCTCGCCGCCGGTGCCGACATCGCCAAGGGACTCCTCGACTTCGCCACCGCCAACGGGATCGAGGCGGCCTGGGTCTCCTACCTCGGAGCGGTGCGTCGCGCCGCGTTTCGGTACTACGACCAGGAGGCGCTCGAGTACCGGGACCTGGTCATGGATCAGCACCTCGAGGTGCTGATCGGCACCGGGAACATCTCGATGCTCGACGGGGCTCCCTTCCTCCACAGCCACGCCGTGTTCGGCGACGACCGGGGGGCGGCCTTCGGCGGCCACATCGCCCCGGGATGCGAGGTGTTCTCCCTCGAAGTGCGCATGGAGGTACTCGAGGGCGACCCACCGGTGCGCCGGTTCGACGGGGCCACGGGGCTGGGGTTGTGGGGCTGAGGGGCCAGGAGGCCAAACGCTCAACGCTCAACGCTTAACGCAAGAGCTTCTGGCGTTGAGCGTTAAGCGTTAAGCGTTATCTCGGGATCCACTTCCCGACGCGATCGCGGTACTCCCTGAAGTCGTCACCAAACGCCTCGAGCAATCGTCTGTCCTCGTAGAAGCCGGCTCCGACCACTCCGTTGACCACGGCAGCCACCGGGATGATCCAGACCCGAGGTAGGTCGAGGGCGACTGCCGCCCCGAGACCCAGCAACACGACCCCGGCGTCGATCGGGTTCCTCAGCCGTCCGTACCAGCGATCGGTGACCAGAACGGGCCCCGGGGCGACGCTGAACACCCCGACCCCGCTGCTGGCCAACTGGGTGGCAGCCCGGTTCACCACGCATGCGCCTCCGACGACGAGGGCCACGCCGAACCCGACCAGCACCGGCCCCCGCCACGCTACGACGAACCCCCCGGATGGCTGGCGAGCGAGGATGGCGGGGAGTCCGACCGCCCACAACCCCACGGCGAACACCGTGTAACCGCCGGCACGGATCGATGCCGGGATCACGCCGACTCACCCAGATCGCGCAGCAAGGTAAACGGATAGATGCCGGTGGCGTGACCGTCGGGACCGAAGGTCAGGTTGAGGGCGTACCCGCCTACGAGCCGGGCACCGGTGACCGACACCGACCCGACGGCGGCCACTTTGCCCGTCGAGCCCGGTTCGCGGCATCCGGCGCACGGACATGCCAGGCGCAGCGCGGTCGCGTCGAAGGCATCGACCCGGCCGTCGTCCCACTCGATGGTCACTATGGGACCGTCGACTTCGATGCGGACCGGATCAGCCACCGGTCAACCGAGACGGCGAGCCGACATGCCGGTGACCACCCCGTCGGGGCCGACCACCACGACGCCCTCGGTGCCGTCGATACCGTCCAGGCTGGCGACGAGGGCCTCGATGGACGCCTCGCCGTCGCCGGTGCGCCACACCTCGACGCGGGCTCCGGTGCGCGCGGCGAGCGCTCGGCCCAGAGCCGCCGCCTCTCCGGGGGCGACCAGCAGCAGCCGTTCGAGCGAGGTGGTCCCAGCAGGCTGCGCCTGCCGGTCGGCGCGGAAGACCCTCCAGTGATAGGCGGCCATCGCCCCGACGGCGAGGACGAGAGAGACCGACCACCTCACGTCGTAGATGGTCGCTGAGGAGAAGCTCCCCTCGAACAGGTCCTCGAAGAACCGGGAGGCGACGGTGATGAGGGCCACGAGTGCGAGGAGTCCACCGATGCCGAACGAGGCCGACAGGTACAGGCGGCGAGCGAGCGAAGTCCGTTCGTCGACACCGTCCAACCCCTCGCCCTGCACCGACGACCACGCACGCCACCACAGCGGTGTGCCCACGATGACGAGCGTGAGACCCCATAGCGCGAGGTGACCGCCATCGAAGATGGACAGGACGGCGCCGCCGATGGCGGCCCCGATCGTGGCTGCGATCAGGAAGGTGAGCCCGAGCACCAAGGCGGAGAGGCCGACCGCCGACAACAGGTAGGTGTACGTCCGTCGCACCTCGCCGGCACGCGCCGAAGGTGCGCTGTCGAGCACGCGACGGTGGTAGGCCCACGACAGCCAGCCCACGGCGGCAAGCGCCAGCGCGCTCGGCACCGGGGCGAACGCATCAAGAGCAGTGTCGCGGGAATCGAGGAGGAACCAGCCGAGCACAGAAAACAGGATGACCCCGCCAGCGACGATGACCGAGAGCAGGCCGACGAGCACGCCGCCGAGCAGCACATGTGCCTGCCAACCGGTCGAGTCGCTCTCAGTGCGCGTGTGGCGGTGCCAGTACCACCACCAGACGGCTCCGGAGACGACGAGCGGGCCGACAAATCTGCGGAGGTCGTCGAGGGGCGACGACAGCAGGCCTCTTCCGAACAGCTCGTAGTAGGCCGTGTCGAGAAAGATCACGCCGATCGCGATGACCGACACCAGGGTCCCCCAGAGCCCGAACAGCGAACCGAGGAGTCGGTGGCTCCGTCCGGCATCCGGAGGCGGGTAACGGCGGGCTGCCCACCAATGGGCCCACCAGACGGCACCCCACACCGCTGCCTTGATCCACAGAGTGGCCGACCACGCTGCATCCCCGAGCACACTCGAGATGAAGCCGGTGAGGGCGAACATCGCCGTCACCAGAGCGCTGAGGATGGCGGCAGTCAGGTAGAGAAGCCACCCGATCGACAGTCGCTCACCTTCGTCGTCGGCCAGTCGCCGACGGGTCCACGACGCCAGGACGAGGAACACCGGCGCCGCCACCACGACGAGCGACAGCGCCCCGGCCACCTGGCTGCGTCCACGGAGAAGGTCTCCCCCTTCGACCGCCGCCTCGATGAGACCGGTAAGGCCCCAACCCGACAACACCAGGGCCAGGTACATGAGGCCGTATTGGAAGAAGCGTCTAAGCGGTGCACCAGGCACCTGCGCGCCTGTCGCCCCCCGCTTGCCCGCCCTCACGATCAGTACCACGACGAGGACGGGTAGGCCGAGCGCGGCCAACCCGATCAGTACACCGAACACTGCCCACATCAGCCGTCGCCCTGCCTTTCACACGAGTAGAGCGGCCACGGGACTTCCGTGAGCAGCCATCGGTCTCCGTGTCGCGCCATCACGAGATACTCCCTCATGCCGACACCGGGGGCGGCGGGAGGCGGCATCTGGTAGTCCTGGATGGTGATCTCGACCACGGTCCTGGAGGTATCGCCCGACATCGACTCGATGCGCACCGCTGCGGAGGGGCTCCACCAGACGTATCGGAAGTCGCGCAGCGTGCACCCCAGCGCCGGGTCGAGATAGGTGAGAGCAGCCTCATGGTCGCCGGCGGTGACCGCTCGCACCCAGCCCTGTGCGGCGCCCTCGGGCGTCGACGGGTCGTAGTCCCGCCCGCTGAGGGCGACCACGGTGAGCGCGACCACGGCGGCGACACCGACGAGTGCCGCGGGCACCCACCTCGTGCCTCGCCGCCGTTCGGGGGTGTCGCTCACGAGATCAGTCTATGACCTCGGACACTCGGCTGACCCGCAGACAAGCACCCAACTGTCGAGCGGTATAGCCTGACCGCGTGCGTATCGTCATCGCCACCACCGGCGCCCTCAGCGCCGACCCTGTGGCGAAGTTCGCCGAGCGCCTCACCGGGCCCGACGGGGTGGTCTACGTCACCACCGTCATCGAGGTGCCGCGCACCTTCCTCGACGAGATCCGGTCTGAGGAGTCGATGCCGGAACCCGACGGGAATGCACCGTGGGCGAGTCAGGAGGACGCCGTGATAGCCCGGTACGTGGAGGAACGCGGCGCCCGACTCACCGACCCGCTCGTCGCCGCCCTCCGCGAGCGCGGCGTGGATGCCAAGGTGATGTTCCTCGAGGGTGAGGACCCGACCGCCACCATCCTCGAAGCCGTCGACGAGATCGGCGCCGAGCTCATCGTCATGGGGGCGACCCGAGCTCTGTTCGACGAGTCTCAGTGGCAGAGCATCTCCGCCAGGGTCGCCCGCGAGGCCCGCTGCCCGGTTCTGGTCATCCCGGCCGGACCGGTCGAGGGGGACGAGGAGTCCTAGTGGGCTGTCGGGCGACAGCCCTCTAGGCGCGACCGGCGGCGACCTCGGCGGCGGTCAGCTCCAGATGGTCGTCGAGCGGATCCAGGGTCACGTCGTCGCCGTGGCGCCTGAACAGGGCCCTCCGGATGAGCTCGTCGGCGAAGTGGGGGTTCTTCGGTAGGACAGAGCCGTGGAGGTACGTCCCGAAGCAGTTGACCGTCACCGCCCCTTCTTCTCCGCTGTCCCCGTCGTTGCCGTGACCCCTGACTACCGACCCCAGGCTCTCCTGGCCAGTATCGAGCACGGTGCGACCACTGTGGTTCTCGAAGCCGACGAGCCGACCCCACGGTGCCTCCACCACGACGTTGCCGATCATGCGACGCGTACCCCCGAGCGTCTCGGCGGCGAACACCCCGATCCCGGGGAGCTCCTGACCCCCGACCGTGACGAATCGGCGACCGAACAACTGATAGGTGCCACAGACGGTCAGGAACACGACGCCGTCGCCCACTGCCTCGTGGATCGCCGCAGAGCGCCTGACCAGGTCGGCGGCGACTTCCACCTGGGCTCGGTCCTCGCCACCACCGGCCACCACGATGTCGACGCTGGCGAAGTCGAGCGGTTCGCCAACCTCGACGCGCCACACCTCGACCCCGATGCCGCGCCATTCCAGACGCCGTCGCAGGCAGATCACGTTGCCGGCGTCGCCGTAGATGTTCATGTGAGCGGCGTACAGATGGACGATGCGCAGGTCGCTCATGCCCACACCTCGTGACGGGGCACGCCGGGCAGCAGAGTGCCCAGCAGCCTGAGCATGGCGGTGTAGGTGGGCACGACGTAGACGGTGTCTCCCGCCTCGGCGCCCGCCACCGCCCGCTCGACGGCCCGCTCCAGGTCGGCGTCGTGCCAGGCGTCGATGCCGGCGTACTTGAGGCGCAGCGCCATGTCGGCCGCCCGGGTCCCCGAAGCGCCAAACCGGTGCCCGGTTCCCGCTAGTTCTTCGACGCGGGCGTCCCACAGCCACGAGACGTCGCGCCCGTCGGCGTGCTCGTCGTTGATGGCGATGAGCACCTGACTCGGTCCGTCGACCGCCCCCAACAGTCGGACCGCCTGGTTGAGACCCGACGGGTTCTTGACCAGGAGAACGACGACCCTTCGCCCCTGGTACTCGATCACCTGACCCCTGCCGAACGGCGGGGTCATCTGCTCGAACGCCGCCGCCGCCGCCTCGGCGCCAACCCCGAGCGCCATGGCCGCACCGAGAGCCGCTGCCGCGTTGTAGGCGTTGTAGACGCCGGGTACGGCGAGGCGGACGGTGACCGAACCCGTTCGGGTCGCCAGACCAACCACCTGCCCTCCGTCGCCGAGGGGCTCGACGGTGGTTACCTCTACGACCGGCGAGATCGACGGGTCGCGGATGGCGGCGTTTGAGTACAGGGCGTCGTCGGGTGGCATCAGGTGCCGGATCTCGGCCACGGCGCCGAAGAACGACGACGACCCGTCGGCGAGCGCCGCCACCTTGGGATCGTCCGCGTTGAGGAGCGACGACCCGGCGTACACCAGCGCCGAGGAGATGTGCCCGGCCGTCGTGTCGAGTTCCCCGTAGCGATCGAGTTGGTCCCGGGCCAGGTTGGTGACCACCACCAGACGCAGCCGGACCCGCGGAGCCAGGGTCCTCAGGGCAGCCTCGTCGACCTCGAACACGGCCAGGTCGCCGCGCGGCCGCCCCCGCATCGTGGCCCGTTCGATCAGCACGGTGGCGACGCCGCGCTCCAGGTTGGAACCGGTCGGATTGGTGATGACGCGCGTGCCGGCGGCCTCCAGGGCGGTGACGAGCAGCTTCGTGGTGGTCGTCTTGCCGTTGGTCCCGGTTACCACGACGACCCCGCCGGGCAGGTTGGCGACCAGTCGGTCGATGACGGTCGGGCAGATCTTTGCCGCCACCAGCCCGGGGATCGCAGAGCCGCCACGGCCGAGAAGGCGACTGAGACGCCCGGCCAACCTCCCGATGGCGATGGCGAGGATGAGGCGTATCACCTGAAGGACGTTACCGGCGGCTGCCGGCGAACTGGGTGTGGAACAGCTCGGCGTACAGGCCGCCGATGGCGAGCAGCTCGTCGTGCGTGCCCTGCTCGACCAACCGGCCCTCGTCGAGGACCAGGATCAGGTCGGCGGCGAGCACCGTCGACAGTCGGTGCGCCACCACGAAAGCGGTCCGGTCGTGCAGCACCCGGTCCAACGCTGCCTGGATGAGTGCCTCGGACCGTGCGTCGAGGTGGGACGTCGCCTCGTCGAGGATCAGGATCCGCGGGTCCTTGAGAATGACCCGGGCAATGGCGATCCGCTGCTTCTCTCCCCCCGAGAGCCGGTAGCCCCGCTCCCCCACCACCGTGTCGTAGCCCTCCGGGAGCCCGGCGATGAAGTCGTGGATGTGAGCGGCGAGCGCCGCCGCCACCAGCTCGTCGTCGGTGGCATCCGGCTTGGCATACCGCAGGTTGGTGCCGATCGAGTCGTGGAACAGGTGTGTCTCCTGGGTGACGACACCGACGGCTCCGGCGAGCGTGGCCAGCGACATACCCCGCACATCTCGCCCGTCGATGAGCACCCGGCCCCCCGTGGCCTCGTAGAGCCGCGGGATGAGATAGGTGACCGTCGTCTTCCCCGCTCCACTGGGTCCGACCAGCGCCACCAGACTCCCCGCAGAGACGTCGATCGAGAGTCCGTCGATCGCCTTCGCCCGGCTGGGCAGCAGCGGTGCAACCTCCCCTTCATCCGCCTCGGAGCCTCGCCCCGGAAGCCGGTCGACGTTCTCGAGACCCTCGGGCAGTGCCTGGCGGTAGTCGAACGACACCTCGTCGAAGGTGACCCGACCCTCGATGGGTTCCGGCTGCGAGGCGGCGCCGGCGTCGTCGATGTCGTGATCCAGATCGAGGACCTCGAACACCCGCTCGAACGACACCAGGGAGGTGGCGAGTTCAACCCGGGCATTCGACAGCGCCGACAGGGGCCCGTAGAGCTGGCCCAGGTACGCCGACAGGGCCACCACGGTGCCGATGGTGAGGCTCCCCCTGATCACGAGCACGGCACCGAACCAGAACACGATGGCGGTGCCGATGGCGCCGACGACCCCTAGCGCCATCTGGAACCACCGTCCGACGAGCGCCCTGCGGACGCCCAGGTCTCGAACTCTGCTGGCATGCCCGGCGAAGCGCCGGTCCTCGTCGTCGGTTCGCCCGAACAGCTTGACCAGCAGCGCCCCGCTCACGTTGAGGGTCTCACTCATCGCCGTGTTGAGGCGCGCATTCGCCTCCATCTGCTCTCGGGTGATGGTCCGCAGCACCCTCCCCACCCGTCGGCCGGGGACGATGAACAGCGGCAGGACGAGCACGGCGGCGATGGTGAGCCGCCACTCCAGCTGCAGCATCACCAGGATCGTCGCCACGGCCGACAGCCCGTTCGAGATGACCGAGATCAGGGTCCCGGTGACGGCCGACTGGGCGCCGACCACGTCGTTGTTGAGTCGCGACATGAGCTCGCCCGGCTTGGACATCGTGAAGAAGGCAAGCGACATCCGCTGCAGGTGGCCATACAACCCGGTGCGGAGGTCGAAGATGATGCCCTCGCCGGCCCGCGAGCTCGCCCACCGCTGTACCACCCCCAGCACGCCGGTCAGGACCGGCACCGCGATCATGGCCACACCGAGCACCGTCACCCGATCGATATCCTTGTCGGGAATGGCGCGGTCCAGCAGGTCACGCATCAGCAGAGGCGGCGCCAGCGAGATCACGGTGATCAACGCGATGGTCGCCAGCACGATGACCAGGAGTCCCCGGTAGGGCCGGGCGTAGGACAGGACGCGCCGGAGCAGGGCGCGGTCCACCCTAGGACGATCCCGCTCCTCGTCGTAGCGGATGTAGGACCGCCAGCCTCCGTGGTACATGGGACCGCCCGCGCTCAGGTGCTCAGCATCGACTGCAGGGTGAACAGCGACTCGGCGATGGCGGAGCACGCTGGTTCGCCGACACCCGTCCTGCAGAAGAGCTGATAGACGTAGTCGTGCTCAGTCCAGGTGATCTCGCGCCCCTCACTGACCTGGAACTCAAAGAGTTCACCCGGTTCCGGGTCTCCGGCAGCACGCAGTCCGACCCGCAGCACGGCCAGCTGAGCCTCGGTTCTGGGGCGCTCGTACGGCTCACCGACCCACATACCGAAGGCGGCAGCCGTCGACGGGTCGAGTACCACCGACTGCACGTCGAAGACGAGCTGGCTGGAGATGTGGGTGACCCGCCCGGGGACCAGCTGCGGGAACTCGATGCCGGGAAGGGCGGCGGCGATCTCGCGACGCGACGCCTGGATGAACGGTGTGATGCCATCACCTCGGGTCCATACCGCGGAGAGCAGTTCGACGCCGTCCAGCCCAC
This region includes:
- a CDS encoding ABC transporter ATP-binding protein, with amino-acid sequence MYHGGWRSYIRYDEERDRPRVDRALLRRVLSYARPYRGLLVIVLATIALITVISLAPPLLMRDLLDRAIPDKDIDRVTVLGVAMIAVPVLTGVLGVVQRWASSRAGEGIIFDLRTGLYGHLQRMSLAFFTMSKPGELMSRLNNDVVGAQSAVTGTLISVISNGLSAVATILVMLQLEWRLTIAAVLVLPLFIVPGRRVGRVLRTITREQMEANARLNTAMSETLNVSGALLVKLFGRTDDEDRRFAGHASRVRDLGVRRALVGRWFQMALGVVGAIGTAIVFWFGAVLVIRGSLTIGTVVALSAYLGQLYGPLSALSNARVELATSLVSFERVFEVLDLDHDIDDAGAASQPEPIEGRVTFDEVSFDYRQALPEGLENVDRLPGRGSEADEGEVAPLLPSRAKAIDGLSIDVSAGSLVALVGPSGAGKTTVTYLIPRLYEATGGRVLIDGRDVRGMSLATLAGAVGVVTQETHLFHDSIGTNLRYAKPDATDDELVAAALAAHIHDFIAGLPEGYDTVVGERGYRLSGGEKQRIAIARVILKDPRILILDEATSHLDARSEALIQAALDRVLHDRTAFVVAHRLSTVLAADLILVLDEGRLVEQGTHDELLAIGGLYAELFHTQFAGSRR